A stretch of the Flavobacterium sp. 5 genome encodes the following:
- a CDS encoding aspartyl/glutamyl-tRNA amidotransferase subunit C has product MNKIMTVDVLSSIKGAQPSESVNQLFDVIKSANPSNNNPSNNVNYNCVSVNDLREDVVIESSAIEKQIILENFPNKKNGFLVVAKVIEG; this is encoded by the coding sequence ATGAACAAAATTATGACGGTCGACGTTTTGTCGAGTATTAAAGGAGCACAGCCTTCAGAGAGCGTGAACCAATTATTTGATGTGATTAAAAGTGCAAATCCTTCAAATAATAATCCTTCAAATAATGTCAATTATAATTGCGTGTCAGTAAATGATTTAAGAGAAGATGTTGTGATAGAGAGTTCGGCTATTGAGAAACAAATAATTTTAGAAAACTTCCCGAACAAGAAAAATGGTTTTTTAGTGGTTGCTAAAGTTATAGAAGGATAA
- a CDS encoding DUF2911 domain-containing protein, producing the protein MKKATIIATMAFAMTMVFTSNAHAQKFSDLDKSPMDMASYPNDYKDANKTARIIYGRPQLKGRTLSELAPEGKVWRTGANEAVEITFYKDVKLGNTKIKAGSYTLFTIPEKDSYTVIINKDLNVWGAYTYNEKNDVARLKVPITAGDQSLEAFSMVFTKADNGIVLNLGWDKVRVAVPFTE; encoded by the coding sequence ATGAAAAAAGCTACGATTATTGCTACAATGGCATTCGCAATGACGATGGTATTTACCTCTAACGCTCATGCACAAAAATTCTCAGATTTAGACAAAAGCCCTATGGATATGGCCTCTTATCCTAACGATTACAAAGATGCTAATAAAACTGCAAGAATCATTTACGGAAGACCTCAACTAAAAGGTCGTACATTAAGCGAATTGGCTCCTGAAGGAAAAGTTTGGAGAACAGGCGCTAATGAAGCGGTCGAAATTACTTTTTACAAAGATGTAAAGTTAGGAAACACAAAAATCAAGGCGGGTTCTTATACTTTATTCACTATACCTGAAAAAGATTCTTATACCGTAATTATTAATAAAGATTTAAATGTTTGGGGCGCTTACACCTACAACGAGAAAAATGATGTAGCTCGTTTGAAAGTTCCTATTACTGCTGGCGATCAATCTTTAGAAGCATTTTCAATGGTTTTTACCAAAGCCGATAACGGAATTGTTTTGAATTTAGGTTGGGATAAAGTTCGTGTTGCTGTTCCTTTTACAGAGTAA
- a CDS encoding phosphoethanolamine transferase yields the protein MEVLKTYKSQLLFHLYLNIIFSIFITFASYYHIPLISFTDSGFYFVHFIALQFSIFGFLYFLSINKYVFKILFPILYLFISGIAYWVYFQDITISQSIIQVSLETKIDIVIDLISFPFVMYLILNITVIIFTLRLYNKLKNNSLKSPLTLLALLAIISHSLAENYRPGTFNRRLPYNIAVSLQEYLEKNTLILKPINNKINTQRDKLTVVFILGESVRANHLQINGYTKKTTPLLQQRKDIISFPNTYTPLTYTAISVPQILTDATLTDNYSQPKHSLIQVLNQANIKTNWIGNQTPEKSYEIFINQSSFHEILDPFHSDLSFQKEYDEKLLPVFKKNFNPRINQFTTIHMIGSHWWYETRYPEHFRVFKPVIKSKYIPSNTKEEMINSYDNTILYLDYFINETIKELEKQNSNTILIYLSDHGEILGEENLWLHAQQGKASENPAMLIWCSSKFKKEYPNIISNLKSHQNLKTNLDFFYHSILNLYQIEGVPYDKSKVIF from the coding sequence ATGGAAGTCTTAAAAACATACAAATCGCAGTTATTGTTTCATCTGTATCTGAATATAATCTTCAGTATCTTCATTACATTTGCATCCTATTATCATATTCCCCTTATTTCATTTACAGACTCTGGTTTCTATTTTGTTCACTTCATAGCCTTGCAGTTTTCAATATTTGGTTTCTTATACTTTTTAAGCATTAATAAATATGTATTTAAAATACTTTTCCCTATTCTATACTTGTTCATTTCAGGCATTGCTTATTGGGTCTATTTTCAAGACATTACAATATCTCAGAGTATTATTCAAGTATCATTAGAAACAAAAATAGATATCGTGATTGATTTGATTAGTTTCCCATTCGTTATGTATCTTATTCTTAATATAACCGTTATAATTTTCACACTAAGACTCTATAACAAACTAAAAAATAATTCTCTCAAATCACCCTTAACCCTTTTGGCTCTTTTAGCTATAATTAGTCATTCATTAGCTGAAAATTACCGCCCTGGCACGTTTAATAGAAGACTTCCTTACAATATAGCAGTCTCACTTCAAGAATATTTAGAAAAAAACACTTTAATTTTAAAACCAATCAATAACAAAATTAATACACAACGCGATAAACTAACTGTTGTTTTTATTCTAGGCGAAAGTGTAAGAGCAAATCATTTACAAATTAATGGCTATACTAAAAAAACCACTCCATTACTGCAACAAAGAAAAGACATCATAAGCTTCCCAAACACGTATACGCCTTTAACTTACACAGCTATTAGTGTTCCTCAAATATTAACCGATGCAACACTTACAGATAATTACTCTCAACCAAAACATTCTCTGATTCAGGTATTAAATCAAGCAAATATCAAAACCAATTGGATTGGAAATCAAACTCCAGAAAAAAGCTATGAAATTTTCATTAACCAATCATCTTTTCACGAAATCTTAGATCCTTTTCATTCTGATTTGAGTTTTCAAAAAGAATATGACGAAAAATTACTTCCTGTTTTTAAGAAAAATTTCAATCCCCGCATCAATCAATTCACTACTATCCATATGATTGGCAGTCATTGGTGGTATGAAACAAGGTATCCCGAACATTTCAGAGTATTTAAACCTGTTATTAAAAGCAAATACATTCCTTCTAACACCAAAGAAGAAATGATTAATTCTTATGACAACACTATACTTTATTTAGATTATTTCATAAATGAAACGATTAAGGAATTAGAAAAACAAAATTCGAACACCATTCTAATTTACTTATCAGATCATGGTGAAATACTTGGAGAAGAAAACTTATGGTTACATGCACAACAAGGAAAAGCAAGTGAAAATCCAGCGATGCTTATTTGGTGCTCTTCAAAATTCAAGAAGGAATATCCAAATATAATCTCAAATTTGAAATCACATCAAAATCTAAAAACAAATCTTGATTTTTTCTACCACAGTATTTTGAATTTATATCAAATTGAAGGCGTACCTTATGACAAGAGTAAAGTAATTTTCTAA
- a CDS encoding amidase produces MDSQIKKIHQQLVSKQITCTALVQERLDLLKQNTYNSVNSLLDTLALDLASKVDAKIANGETIGLLEGIPFGIKDVYMLQGTYTTASSDLLKNYKSSYTATAIQKLLDAGAIPLVKENCDSFGHGSSSENTIFGAVKNAIDPALVAGGSSGGSAVNVAKEYTVFSIGGDTGGSVRQPAGYNHIYGLKPTYGRISRFGLMAYASSTDCVGPLAKSIEDIRIVLNVMSGKDPKDQTSIVSTEISEEAISTSTVKTIGYFKNFIESDAIDAQIKADFLASIEKLKAKGIAVKELDFFKSDILVSTYYTLAMAETASNLSRLDGTNYGNRIEGENLIDTYATTRSENFSEETKRRIVGGNQVLSQGFSDEIYLKGLALRDQISENFSKDFQEVDIILSPVTPSTPPKIGDSLKDPLAMYLSDAYTVGFSLGQLPTLTVPQGTSTGLQITAAKNNDELVMQFANFLKDTI; encoded by the coding sequence ATGGATTCGCAAATAAAAAAGATACACCAACAATTGGTGTCAAAACAAATAACTTGTACTGCTTTGGTACAAGAAAGATTAGACTTACTTAAACAAAACACATATAACTCTGTAAATTCTTTATTAGATACTTTGGCTTTAGATTTAGCTTCTAAAGTTGATGCTAAAATTGCAAACGGAGAAACAATCGGTTTACTAGAAGGAATTCCTTTTGGAATTAAAGATGTGTATATGTTGCAAGGAACTTATACTACAGCAAGTTCTGATTTGTTGAAAAACTATAAATCTTCGTATACTGCAACTGCTATTCAAAAATTATTAGATGCGGGTGCTATTCCATTGGTAAAAGAAAACTGTGATAGTTTTGGTCACGGTTCTTCTAGTGAAAACACCATATTTGGTGCGGTAAAAAACGCTATCGACCCAGCTTTAGTTGCGGGAGGTTCAAGCGGTGGTTCTGCAGTGAATGTTGCCAAAGAATATACTGTGTTTTCTATTGGTGGAGATACTGGAGGTTCTGTTCGTCAGCCAGCAGGATACAATCATATTTACGGTTTAAAACCAACTTATGGAAGAATTTCTAGATTTGGATTGATGGCTTACGCTTCTTCTACAGATTGCGTTGGTCCATTGGCAAAATCAATTGAAGACATTCGAATTGTGTTGAATGTTATGAGCGGAAAAGATCCAAAAGATCAAACTTCAATCGTTTCAACTGAAATTAGTGAAGAAGCAATTTCAACTTCAACAGTAAAAACAATTGGTTATTTTAAAAACTTTATTGAAAGTGATGCTATCGATGCGCAAATAAAAGCAGACTTTTTAGCATCAATCGAAAAATTAAAAGCCAAAGGAATTGCTGTAAAAGAATTAGATTTCTTTAAATCTGATATTTTAGTTTCAACTTACTATACGTTGGCAATGGCGGAAACGGCTTCGAATTTATCTCGTTTAGATGGGACAAATTATGGTAACCGTATTGAAGGAGAAAATTTAATTGATACCTACGCAACAACACGTTCTGAAAATTTTTCAGAAGAAACAAAACGTAGAATTGTTGGTGGAAACCAAGTGTTGTCACAAGGTTTTTCAGATGAAATATATTTAAAAGGATTGGCTTTAAGAGATCAGATTTCTGAAAATTTCAGTAAAGATTTTCAAGAGGTTGATATTATTTTATCGCCAGTTACGCCAAGTACACCTCCAAAAATAGGAGACAGTTTAAAAGATCCGTTGGCAATGTATTTATCAGATGCTTATACGGTTGGTTTTAGTTTAGGACAATTACCAACTTTGACTGTGCCACAAGGAACAAGTACTGGATTGCAGATTACTGCAGCAAAAAATAATGATGAATTAGTGATGCAATTTGCTAACTTCTTAAAAGATACGATATAA
- the gatB/aspS gene encoding bifunctional amidotransferase subunit GatB/aspartate--tRNA ligase AspS — MELEQLNAAIKAHDLELVIGLETHVRLNTKTKLFCSCPNQEIETPNENICSVCTGQMGVLPAINKEAITKAIYFGKAVDSSFSNEVISWDRKHYEYPDNPKNIQITQYHNPIIPDGHVSCYRNDGSQFTVNLTQVHIEEDAAKLMHEKKISLVDFNKAGVPLIEIVTEPCIRNIEDASTYAQYIQRIVQNLGISEANLEKGEFKSDVSVSLRKKHSYDLNPRTEIKNLNSFKFMVEALKEEIEKQFNYFIEHKEFRPDQTTVLWDADLKQTKTMRKKEFEADYRFISEPDLPFVNIKKEIEAIKVDTDALPFAVESILIHGGVLPQDAKFFTADALRSGTFVAINKVIADPSFVAKTLSNNIKAEEYTKINDVNDIIAIFKLFKEEKITAVLVQNALASYLKDDAFDYKKYFQENTISEDKIQEVIAKVLSENEAVANDIKVGNQGKAGILVGKVLAVVGKGADGKVIRQIILDQLGAAAVLENKEATENVSKETVAENKEALEEVLPEIPIIIKDTYRTHKISQLTEANISEEVILSGWVASVRDHGELMFIDLRDSSYEIFQVRISRESFPNIDDLVKIKSESVISVKGIVVGRNEDDYNAGLRTGKIELETSVLEILNLSKTLPFEIKRAAKTNEALRYQYKFLDHRNDEVRRAIVNRHKVIKLLRDILDEEEFLEIETPILSAGTDEGAREFIVPTRKQAGFFYTLPQAPQQFKQMLMVSGYEKYFQIARCFRDEDSRGDRQPEFTQLDMEIAYASMQQIIDLNTKMFNEVVNKIYGKKWILHPFEVITYKDAMDFYGCDRPDLRYGLKMQDITEIVKETTFQVFSKPIDEGGIVKCIKVSAQEQGNKRMSKGQIETLTAVAQQNGLGGLAYIIVNEDELQSPIIKFLGEEIAAGIIKATNAQVGDIVFFSAADYATANKALDAVRQEMGRMLHLINPKELRPAWVVDFPMFERTDEGRWTFTHNPFSMPAIYDLQKHMEGDNEKIGTIIAQQYDIILNGYEIGGGSVRAHKSEILEATYRNMGYNKEEMMRSVGTMHKAFQYGAPPHGGIAWGIDRLMMILEKKASIREVMAFPKTGTSEDLLFGAPSLLSDKKVEEMNVRILRK, encoded by the coding sequence ATGGAATTGGAGCAATTAAATGCGGCGATAAAAGCCCACGATTTAGAATTGGTAATTGGACTGGAAACTCACGTTCGATTGAATACCAAAACCAAGTTGTTTTGTTCTTGTCCAAATCAAGAAATAGAAACACCTAACGAAAATATATGTTCTGTTTGTACGGGACAAATGGGCGTTTTGCCTGCTATCAATAAAGAAGCGATTACAAAAGCTATTTATTTTGGGAAAGCAGTAGATTCGTCATTTAGTAATGAAGTGATATCTTGGGATAGAAAGCATTACGAATATCCAGATAACCCGAAAAACATCCAAATTACGCAATATCACAATCCGATAATTCCTGACGGACACGTATCTTGTTACCGAAATGACGGTTCTCAATTTACGGTAAATTTGACTCAGGTTCATATTGAGGAAGATGCTGCGAAATTGATGCACGAGAAGAAAATCTCTTTAGTCGATTTTAATAAAGCAGGTGTTCCGTTGATCGAAATCGTTACGGAGCCTTGTATCAGAAATATTGAAGACGCTTCTACTTACGCGCAATACATTCAACGTATTGTTCAGAATTTAGGAATTTCTGAAGCGAATTTGGAGAAAGGGGAATTTAAATCGGATGTTTCTGTGTCTTTACGTAAAAAACACAGCTATGATTTAAACCCAAGAACTGAAATCAAAAACTTGAACTCGTTTAAGTTTATGGTGGAAGCTTTGAAAGAAGAAATTGAAAAACAGTTCAATTATTTTATAGAGCATAAAGAATTTAGACCTGATCAAACGACTGTGTTATGGGATGCTGATTTGAAGCAGACTAAAACAATGCGTAAAAAAGAATTTGAAGCAGATTATCGTTTTATTTCGGAGCCAGATTTGCCTTTTGTAAATATTAAAAAGGAAATTGAAGCCATTAAAGTAGATACTGATGCTTTGCCTTTTGCTGTTGAATCTATTTTGATTCACGGTGGAGTTTTGCCACAAGATGCTAAATTTTTTACTGCTGATGCTTTGCGTTCAGGAACATTTGTAGCTATCAATAAAGTGATTGCTGATCCTTCGTTTGTTGCAAAAACTTTGTCAAACAATATTAAGGCAGAAGAGTATACTAAAATCAATGATGTTAATGACATTATAGCGATTTTTAAATTATTTAAAGAAGAGAAAATCACAGCGGTTTTAGTTCAAAATGCCCTTGCAAGTTATTTGAAAGATGATGCTTTTGATTATAAAAAGTACTTTCAAGAAAACACTATTTCAGAAGATAAAATCCAAGAAGTAATTGCAAAAGTGCTTTCAGAAAATGAGGCTGTAGCCAATGATATCAAAGTAGGAAATCAAGGTAAAGCCGGGATTTTAGTTGGTAAAGTTTTAGCAGTTGTTGGGAAAGGTGCTGATGGAAAAGTAATTCGTCAGATTATCTTAGATCAATTAGGTGCGGCGGCTGTTTTAGAAAATAAAGAAGCAACTGAAAATGTTTCCAAAGAAACTGTTGCAGAAAATAAAGAAGCTCTAGAAGAAGTGCTTCCTGAAATTCCTATTATTATAAAAGATACTTACAGAACACATAAAATTTCACAATTAACCGAAGCAAACATCAGCGAAGAAGTTATTCTATCTGGTTGGGTAGCGAGTGTTCGTGACCACGGTGAGTTGATGTTTATTGATTTGCGTGATTCAAGTTATGAGATTTTCCAAGTTCGTATTAGTAGAGAATCATTTCCTAATATTGATGATTTGGTGAAGATAAAATCGGAATCAGTTATTTCGGTAAAAGGTATCGTAGTTGGACGTAATGAAGATGATTACAATGCAGGATTGCGTACAGGTAAAATTGAATTAGAAACTTCGGTTTTAGAAATTTTAAACTTATCTAAAACATTGCCTTTTGAAATTAAAAGAGCAGCGAAAACAAATGAAGCACTTCGTTATCAATACAAATTCTTGGACCACAGAAATGATGAGGTTCGTAGAGCAATTGTAAACCGTCATAAAGTAATTAAATTATTGCGTGACATTTTAGATGAAGAAGAGTTCTTAGAAATTGAAACGCCAATTTTAAGTGCAGGAACTGATGAAGGAGCACGTGAATTTATTGTTCCGACACGTAAACAAGCTGGTTTCTTCTATACATTACCGCAAGCGCCACAGCAGTTCAAACAAATGTTGATGGTTAGTGGTTATGAGAAATATTTTCAAATTGCACGTTGTTTTAGAGATGAAGATTCTCGTGGAGATCGTCAGCCTGAATTTACGCAATTAGATATGGAAATTGCATACGCAAGCATGCAGCAAATTATTGATTTGAATACTAAAATGTTCAATGAAGTAGTTAATAAAATATACGGTAAAAAATGGATTTTGCATCCTTTTGAAGTGATTACTTATAAAGATGCAATGGATTTTTACGGTTGTGATAGACCTGATTTGCGTTATGGTTTGAAAATGCAAGACATCACGGAAATTGTAAAAGAAACGACTTTTCAGGTGTTTAGTAAACCTATCGATGAAGGTGGAATTGTAAAATGCATCAAAGTTTCGGCTCAAGAGCAAGGAAACAAACGTATGTCTAAAGGACAAATTGAAACGCTTACTGCTGTTGCACAACAAAACGGTCTAGGTGGATTGGCTTATATTATCGTTAATGAAGACGAATTACAATCACCAATTATTAAATTCTTAGGTGAAGAAATCGCTGCTGGTATTATCAAAGCGACCAATGCACAAGTTGGAGATATTGTATTCTTTTCAGCGGCGGATTATGCAACGGCTAACAAGGCTTTGGATGCTGTTCGTCAAGAAATGGGTAGAATGTTACACTTAATTAATCCAAAAGAATTACGTCCGGCTTGGGTGGTTGATTTTCCAATGTTTGAAAGAACAGATGAAGGAAGATGGACGTTTACACACAATCCGTTCTCTATGCCAGCAATTTATGACTTGCAAAAGCATATGGAAGGTGATAATGAAAAAATCGGAACGATTATCGCTCAACAATACGACATTATTTTGAATGGTTATGAAATTGGTGGAGGTTCGGTTCGTGCGCATAAATCGGAGATTCTTGAAGCGACTTATAGAAATATGGGTTACAATAAAGAAGAAATGATGCGAAGTGTGGGAACGATGCATAAAGCGTTCCAATACGGCGCGCCACCACACGGAGGAATCGCTTGGGGAATTGACCGTTTGATGATGATTTTAGAGAAAAAAGCTTCTATCAGAGAAGTAATGGCTTTCCCTAAAACAGGAACCAGTGAAGATTTATTATTTGGAGCGCCATCTCTTTTATCTGATAAAAAAGTAGAAGAAATGAATGTTCGAATTTTGAGAAAATAG
- a CDS encoding RNA methyltransferase: MNDNFITEFFGIGIQNGKTPENLGVLWRTAQNLGASYIFTIGNRYAKQACDTHNAVKSLPYFHYENFEEFYKNIPKGARLVGVELDDRAENLETFEHPRRCVYLLGAEDNGLSKQAIEKCHFLVKFKSEKSLNVSVAGSIVLYDRGLNKPRS; the protein is encoded by the coding sequence ATGAATGATAATTTTATAACCGAATTTTTCGGCATAGGAATACAAAACGGTAAAACTCCTGAAAACTTAGGTGTATTATGGAGAACAGCTCAAAACTTAGGAGCCAGTTATATTTTTACCATTGGAAATCGATATGCCAAACAAGCATGCGACACTCATAATGCAGTAAAATCTCTTCCTTATTTCCATTATGAAAACTTTGAAGAATTTTATAAAAACATACCTAAAGGCGCTCGATTAGTTGGTGTTGAATTGGATGACAGAGCAGAAAATTTAGAAACTTTTGAACACCCAAGACGTTGTGTTTATTTATTAGGCGCTGAAGACAATGGACTTTCTAAACAAGCAATTGAAAAATGTCATTTTTTAGTCAAATTCAAATCTGAAAAAAGTTTGAATGTATCTGTTGCCGGAAGTATTGTTCTTTATGACAGAGGACTTAATAAACCTAGGTCGTAA
- the gyrB gene encoding DNA topoisomerase (ATP-hydrolyzing) subunit B: MSEEIKKDNYSADSIQALEGMEHVRMRPSMYIGDVGVRGLHHLVYEVVDNSIDEAMGGHCDTIYVSINEDGSISVEDNGRGIPVGIHKKEGVSALEVVMTKIGAGGKFDKDSYKVSGGLHGVGVSVVNALSNHLRATVHSSDGKIYEQEYEKGKALYPVKQIGETSKRGTIVTFYPDPSIFTQTIEYSYDTLSARMRELSFLNKGVSITFTDKREKDKDGNFLSELFYSTEGLKEYIRYLDGNREPIIAHVISMDNEKGEIPVEVALIYNTSYSENIFSYVNNINTHEGGTHLQGFRTGLTRSLKKYADTSGMLDKLKFDISGDDFREGLTAIISVKVSEPQFEGQTKTKLGNREVVSPVSQAVGDMIEAYLEENPNDARIIVQKVILAAQARHAAKKAREMVQRKTVMGGGGLPGKLSDCSEQDPAKCEVYLVEGDSAGGTAKQGRDRAFQAILPLRGKILNVEKAMHHKVFENEEIRNIFTALGVTIGTEEDSKALNISKLRYHKVIIMCDADVDGSHISTLILTFFFRFMKELIEEGHVYIAAPPLYLVKKGNKKEYAWNDDQRDQANARMGGSAGIQRYKGLGEMNAEQLWETTMDPAFRTLRQVNIDSLAEADRVFSMLMGDEVPPRREFIEKNAVYANIDA; encoded by the coding sequence ATGAGCGAAGAAATCAAGAAGGACAATTATTCAGCAGACAGTATTCAGGCTTTAGAGGGGATGGAGCACGTTAGAATGCGTCCATCTATGTATATTGGAGATGTAGGTGTAAGAGGGTTACATCATTTAGTTTATGAAGTAGTTGATAACTCTATCGATGAAGCAATGGGAGGTCATTGTGATACGATATATGTTAGTATCAATGAGGACGGGTCAATATCTGTTGAAGACAATGGACGTGGTATTCCAGTTGGTATTCATAAAAAAGAGGGAGTTTCAGCCTTAGAGGTTGTAATGACTAAAATTGGTGCTGGAGGAAAATTTGATAAAGATTCGTATAAAGTATCAGGAGGTCTTCACGGTGTAGGTGTTTCTGTGGTAAATGCTTTGTCAAACCATTTGAGAGCTACAGTTCATAGTAGTGATGGGAAAATATACGAACAAGAATACGAAAAAGGAAAAGCTTTATATCCAGTAAAACAAATCGGAGAAACTTCTAAGAGAGGTACTATTGTTACTTTTTATCCGGACCCTTCTATTTTTACTCAAACTATAGAATATTCTTATGATACTTTATCAGCTCGTATGCGTGAATTATCTTTCTTGAATAAAGGAGTTTCAATTACGTTTACAGATAAAAGAGAAAAAGATAAAGACGGGAATTTTCTTTCAGAATTGTTTTATTCTACTGAAGGTTTAAAAGAATATATTCGTTATTTGGATGGAAACCGTGAGCCTATCATTGCTCATGTTATTTCGATGGATAATGAAAAAGGAGAGATTCCGGTTGAGGTAGCTTTGATTTATAATACAAGTTACTCAGAAAATATTTTTTCTTATGTAAATAATATAAATACTCACGAAGGAGGAACACACTTGCAAGGTTTTAGAACTGGTCTTACTAGATCATTAAAAAAATATGCAGATACTTCTGGAATGCTTGATAAGTTGAAATTTGATATTTCAGGGGATGATTTTCGTGAAGGTCTTACGGCAATTATTTCTGTAAAAGTTTCAGAACCTCAATTTGAAGGGCAAACTAAAACGAAGTTAGGGAATAGAGAAGTTGTTTCGCCTGTAAGTCAGGCTGTAGGTGATATGATTGAAGCTTATTTGGAGGAAAATCCAAATGATGCTCGAATTATTGTTCAAAAAGTAATTCTAGCGGCTCAAGCACGTCATGCGGCTAAGAAAGCGCGTGAGATGGTGCAGCGCAAAACCGTGATGGGTGGCGGTGGATTACCAGGGAAATTATCTGATTGTTCGGAGCAAGATCCTGCGAAATGTGAAGTATATCTTGTCGAGGGAGATTCGGCAGGGGGAACAGCTAAGCAAGGTCGTGATCGTGCTTTTCAAGCTATTTTGCCATTGCGTGGTAAGATTTTGAATGTTGAAAAAGCAATGCATCACAAGGTTTTTGAAAACGAGGAGATTCGAAATATATTTACGGCACTTGGAGTAACTATTGGAACTGAAGAAGATAGTAAAGCTTTGAATATTTCGAAATTACGTTATCATAAAGTGATTATTATGTGTGATGCCGATGTCGATGGTAGCCACATTTCTACTTTAATTTTGACATTCTTCTTCCGTTTTATGAAAGAATTGATTGAAGAAGGACACGTATATATTGCAGCACCTCCTTTGTATTTGGTTAAAAAAGGAAATAAAAAAGAATACGCTTGGAATGATGATCAACGTGATCAAGCAAATGCTAGAATGGGTGGTAGCGCAGGTATTCAACGTTATAAAGGTCTTGGAGAGATGAATGCAGAACAATTGTGGGAAACTACAATGGATCCAGCTTTTAGAACTCTTCGTCAAGTAAATATAGATAGCCTTGCTGAGGCAGATAGAGTTTTTTCTATGTTAATGGGAGATGAAGTACCGCCAAGAAGAGAATTTATCGAGAAAAATGCAGTTTACGCTAATATCGATGCGTAG